A single window of Gemmatimonadota bacterium DNA harbors:
- a CDS encoding cysteine hydrolase family protein has translation MSASSAPAELPVPDFYDPRHASAWGYRPDQQALFERATAWRAEHGLPAAAADRRQIHLLLIDVQKDFCFPEGALYVGGRSGRGALEDNDRTARFIYRNLGVISRLTCTLDTHYPYQIFSPEFWLDEQEQPPGPHREVSAAEVQAGKLRPNPAVADWVAHGDYGWLRKHAEHYCQKLGRRGKYRLYLWPPHCILGSEGHTLVGVVHEARMFHAYARRAPASIQVKGDTPLTEYYSALGPEVTTTFDGQPLAPRSRAFLETLTAADALIIAGQAASHCVKSTIDDLLGQVDPSLARKVYILRDCMSSVAVPDPARPGA, from the coding sequence ATGTCCGCCAGCAGCGCGCCTGCCGAGCTGCCCGTCCCCGACTTCTATGACCCGCGCCACGCCTCGGCCTGGGGCTACCGCCCGGACCAGCAAGCGCTCTTCGAGCGGGCCACCGCCTGGCGGGCGGAGCACGGCCTACCCGCTGCCGCGGCCGACCGCCGGCAGATTCACCTGCTGCTGATCGACGTGCAGAAGGACTTCTGCTTCCCCGAGGGCGCGCTCTATGTCGGCGGGCGGAGCGGCCGCGGCGCGCTCGAGGACAATGACCGCACGGCCCGCTTCATCTACCGCAACCTGGGCGTGATCAGCCGCCTCACCTGCACGCTGGACACGCACTACCCCTACCAGATCTTCTCCCCCGAGTTCTGGCTGGACGAGCAGGAGCAGCCGCCCGGGCCGCACCGCGAGGTGAGCGCAGCGGAGGTGCAGGCGGGGAAGTTGCGTCCCAACCCGGCGGTCGCGGACTGGGTCGCGCACGGCGACTATGGTTGGCTCCGGAAGCACGCGGAGCACTACTGCCAGAAGCTCGGGCGCCGGGGGAAGTACCGCCTCTACCTCTGGCCGCCGCATTGCATCCTGGGGAGCGAGGGGCATACGCTGGTGGGTGTGGTCCACGAGGCGCGCATGTTCCACGCCTATGCGCGCCGGGCGCCCGCCTCCATCCAGGTGAAGGGCGATACTCCGCTCACCGAGTACTACTCCGCGCTCGGCCCGGAGGTGACGACCACGTTCGATGGCCAGCCGCTCGCACCCCGCAGCAGGGCGTTCCTGGAGACGCTGACGGCGGCGGATGCGCTGATCATCGCCGGCCAGGCGGCCAGCCATTGCGTGAAGAGCACCATCGATGACCTGCTCGGCCAGGTCGACCCCAGCCTGGCCCGCAAGGTCTACATCCTCCGGGACTGCATGTCCTCCGTGGCCGTGCCCGACCCCGCCCGGCCCGGCGC